In Pseudochaenichthys georgianus unplaced genomic scaffold, fPseGeo1.2 scaffold_553_arrow_ctg1, whole genome shotgun sequence, a genomic segment contains:
- the nfkbiz gene encoding NF-kappa-B inhibitor zeta isoform X1 produces MLDPRRSEFLPMGANFNQNPGFLIADPRPPEYAYAMHKKTVKELLMMRRFKQNCQQDDKNFIHEFKTAKSEAIDVDVSPQLFGPPEYPHISNGFPENGHTSPQQLQHPTPADGGKLTLFDWQIQQQAQRLGGASPELLSMQDADGDTVLHIAVAQGRRALAYVIAAKMSQCGSLDIKEHNGQTALQIAAATNQQLVVQDLLVHGAQINTRDLWGRSPLHLCAEKGHFLTLQSICRTLKVTGQQVDTEMFNYDGLTPLHAAVLSHNAVVKELRTLINLCSYMAKELAQRAHMYVKCIKTLLLTGASSGTKDQKSGRTCLLMAAEEANVELFNIFLDQSQSAVNVKTFSGNTALHIVSSLQNHKRQVEAVKLLMRKGADPGARNFENELPCQLVPRGPTGEKVQQLLKGNIYMLK; encoded by the exons ATGTTGGATCCGAGAAGGAGCGAGTTTCTACCAATGGGGGCCAACTTCAACCAGAATCCAG GCTTCCTTATCGCTGATCCCAGGCCCCCAGAATACGCCTACGCCATGCACAAGAAGACTGTGAAGGAATTGCTCATGATGAGGCGCTTT AAACAGAACTGCCAGCAGGACGACAAAAACTTCATCCATGAATTCAAAACTGCAAAGTCTGAAGCAATTGATGTCGACGTGAGCCCTCAGCTGTTTGGCCCTCCAGAATACCCCCATATAAGTAATGGTTTTCCTGAAAATGGCCACACTTCCCCTCAACAACTGCAACATCCCACTCCTGCTGATGGAGGGAAgctcactttatttgactggcAGATCCAGCAGCAGGCGCAGAGGCTCGGGGGGGCTTCTCCTGAGCTGCTCAGCATGCAGGACGCCGATGGAGACAC AGTCCTTCACATAGCAGTAGCACAAGGGAGGCGAGCTCTGGCTTATGTGATCGCTGCCAAAATGTCTCAATGTGGCTCTCTGGACATCAAAGAACACAATGGGCAG ACGGCTCTACAGATAGCAGCTGCCACCAACCAGCAGCTCGTAGTCCAGGACCTGCTGGTGCACGGGGCTCAGATCAACACCAGGGACCTGTGGGGCCGCTCCCCTCTGCATCTGTGTGCAGAGAAAGGACATTTTCTCACCCTGCAG AGCATCTGCAGGACCCTAAAGGTGACTGGTCAGCAGGTGGATACTGAAATGTTCAACTATGATG GTTTAACTCCATTGCATGCAGCTGTCTTGTCTCACAACGCTGTGGTTAAAGAGCTGAGGACTCTGATAAATCTGTGCTCCTATATGGCAAAGGAGCTGGCGCAGAGGGCACACATGTACGTCAAGTGTATCAAGACTCTCCTGCTTACGGGAGCCTCCAGTGGGACCAAG GATCAAAAAAGTGGAAGGACGTGTCTTCTCATGGCTGCCGAGGAGGCCAACGTGGAGCTGTTCAACATTTTCCTGGACCAGTCGCAGTCAGCTGTGAATGTTAAG ACATTCAGCGGCAACACGGCCCTGCACATCGTCAGCTCTTTGCAAAATCATAAACGTCAAGTGGAAGCTGTGAAGCTGCTGATGAGGAAAGGTGCGGACCCCGGGGCCAGGAACTTTGAAAATGAACTGCCGTGTCAGCTGGTGCCCAGAGGACCCACTGGGGAAAAG GTGCAGCAGTTGCTGAAAGGAAATATTTACATGCTTAAGTGA
- the nfkbiz gene encoding NF-kappa-B inhibitor zeta isoform X2, translated as MLDPRRSEFLPMGANFNQNPGFLIADPRPPEYAYAMHKKTVKELLMMRRFNCQQDDKNFIHEFKTAKSEAIDVDVSPQLFGPPEYPHISNGFPENGHTSPQQLQHPTPADGGKLTLFDWQIQQQAQRLGGASPELLSMQDADGDTVLHIAVAQGRRALAYVIAAKMSQCGSLDIKEHNGQTALQIAAATNQQLVVQDLLVHGAQINTRDLWGRSPLHLCAEKGHFLTLQSICRTLKVTGQQVDTEMFNYDGLTPLHAAVLSHNAVVKELRTLINLCSYMAKELAQRAHMYVKCIKTLLLTGASSGTKDQKSGRTCLLMAAEEANVELFNIFLDQSQSAVNVKTFSGNTALHIVSSLQNHKRQVEAVKLLMRKGADPGARNFENELPCQLVPRGPTGEKVQQLLKGNIYMLK; from the exons ATGTTGGATCCGAGAAGGAGCGAGTTTCTACCAATGGGGGCCAACTTCAACCAGAATCCAG GCTTCCTTATCGCTGATCCCAGGCCCCCAGAATACGCCTACGCCATGCACAAGAAGACTGTGAAGGAATTGCTCATGATGAGGCGCTTT AACTGCCAGCAGGACGACAAAAACTTCATCCATGAATTCAAAACTGCAAAGTCTGAAGCAATTGATGTCGACGTGAGCCCTCAGCTGTTTGGCCCTCCAGAATACCCCCATATAAGTAATGGTTTTCCTGAAAATGGCCACACTTCCCCTCAACAACTGCAACATCCCACTCCTGCTGATGGAGGGAAgctcactttatttgactggcAGATCCAGCAGCAGGCGCAGAGGCTCGGGGGGGCTTCTCCTGAGCTGCTCAGCATGCAGGACGCCGATGGAGACAC AGTCCTTCACATAGCAGTAGCACAAGGGAGGCGAGCTCTGGCTTATGTGATCGCTGCCAAAATGTCTCAATGTGGCTCTCTGGACATCAAAGAACACAATGGGCAG ACGGCTCTACAGATAGCAGCTGCCACCAACCAGCAGCTCGTAGTCCAGGACCTGCTGGTGCACGGGGCTCAGATCAACACCAGGGACCTGTGGGGCCGCTCCCCTCTGCATCTGTGTGCAGAGAAAGGACATTTTCTCACCCTGCAG AGCATCTGCAGGACCCTAAAGGTGACTGGTCAGCAGGTGGATACTGAAATGTTCAACTATGATG GTTTAACTCCATTGCATGCAGCTGTCTTGTCTCACAACGCTGTGGTTAAAGAGCTGAGGACTCTGATAAATCTGTGCTCCTATATGGCAAAGGAGCTGGCGCAGAGGGCACACATGTACGTCAAGTGTATCAAGACTCTCCTGCTTACGGGAGCCTCCAGTGGGACCAAG GATCAAAAAAGTGGAAGGACGTGTCTTCTCATGGCTGCCGAGGAGGCCAACGTGGAGCTGTTCAACATTTTCCTGGACCAGTCGCAGTCAGCTGTGAATGTTAAG ACATTCAGCGGCAACACGGCCCTGCACATCGTCAGCTCTTTGCAAAATCATAAACGTCAAGTGGAAGCTGTGAAGCTGCTGATGAGGAAAGGTGCGGACCCCGGGGCCAGGAACTTTGAAAATGAACTGCCGTGTCAGCTGGTGCCCAGAGGACCCACTGGGGAAAAG GTGCAGCAGTTGCTGAAAGGAAATATTTACATGCTTAAGTGA